The nucleotide window CTCCGGCGCCCCGGACAAGGAAGCCCGAGAAGCGTGTTGGGAGCTGGGCGCAACGGTCGCGGCGGGGTTGATGGAGGGGTGAGCAACGGGGGACCGAGACCCGCGAACACTTTACGTTTTGTAGTGTGCGCTCCCGATGGTCGAAGGTCTGCGGTATGGAGGGTATGGACCGGAGACAAAAAACGGGTCACTGACGAGGTATACGTCGCTCCGCGAATGCGTGCATCCGAGATCAAGTTCAGTCTGCACAGTTCTGGCTATCGCCAGTTCGGCTACACGGGCAAGGCCCGCGAGCGGCTCAGGGCAGGCGACCGGCATTCGGTTGCACAGTGGAATCGCGGCGCAGGTATCGACGTGGTGGGCTGGGACCTCTGCCTAGTTCTGATGTTTGCCGACAGCGAATTAAGAAGTGTCCCGGGTGCACTCGGCGACGATGTGCTTCGGATTCCCGCAGGCCCGGAGGGCATTGGCACGGCTGTCGCGATACTGACTGCGCCGCTGAACACTTCAACGGGTGGTCTCGAAAGTGAACCGCTCGCACTGCTGGACCGAAGCATCGGTGAAGCCACCGTTGCTGTTGTGGTGTCCTACGGCCCACTGGATCCGGCGCTTCCCCTCAACCTTCGCTCAGAAACGAACGAGTCGATCCCGTTGAAGATCCCCGGCGTTGTGAATCCTGAGCCGTTTGATTTGAGATTAGGTGAGTTACCGGGTGGAGGTGCGCCACGAGCGATCGAGATTGCCCGCGACGACATCGAGCTGCTGCCTGCTCTGCCGCCGTTCGCCGGGGAAGTGCTGCCTTGGGACGAATGTCCGGATGACGCTGTTCGTGATAGGGAACTGGCATGTGGGCTGCTGGTATTCGGGAGCGATGGTCGGCACCGACTATACGTAGATCAGAGGGCGCGCTGCGATCACTCACGCCTCGGGGCCAACGCTCAGGATTTCATCAATCGTGTCTACGAGAACGGCAGCTTCGACAATGGCTGGGGCTCGATCAAGACCGGTGAACGGTGCACGATCCTGTCGAGCCGTCGCGTCCTGGCCGACAACGGAATTGAGGTAGCGGACGGCGGTACGTTCGACATGCCTTCATTGGACGGTTAGCGCACGCCCGCAGTCCGCGCGTCATCGCATCATCGGCCGTTGCTGGTCCAAGGCCAGGACGAAATGTCCCTCGTTGTGGAGTGGGCGTTGTATTTCGGACCGGTGGACGCGCCGGGTGCCTGAACAGCCGCCGGACAGGTCATCATTCGGATGCGGGCTACACGATCACCATTCTCTCGGTGACCTACGCGAAGTGCTGGCGGTCTCCGGCGACGGACTCAGAATTGACATCATCTTTGGGCGTGGGTGAGCTGGCCAACGTCGCCAGTCGCCGAGTCGTTCCAGAAGGGCCGAGCGGCACTGAAGTAGCTTTGCGAGAGGGACGAGCATCTTGGTGCGCGCTGGCCGCGACAGTCCGGCTGAGTATGTGGAGTAGCTCCGACTGTTCCGCGGAACACTCTGGATTTTTGGGTTGAGGCCCGAAGAATTGTCGGTGCCGCCCGATATCTTGTTCTCGTACCTTTCGTTCGGTTCAGGGGGTTGCGGTGGGGGCCAGTGCTTTTCGTTCGGTCGGGGACGTTGCGTCGATGTTCGACGGTGCGGATCCCGGGTCGTTGTCTGATGAGGTTCTCGAGGCGAGGGTGTTGGGGTATGCCGCGCAGATCACGGCGCTGACAGCGGATTTCCTTGAACTGGTGGGGGAGTTGGACGAGCGGGAGTCGTGGCGGGGGCCGGGGATTCATTCATTGGCGCACTGGTTGTCGTGGAAGGCCGGCATTGCACCGCGAACGGCGCATGAGCATGTGAGGGTCGCAAAGGCGATACGAGAATTGCCGGTGATCCGCACGGCATTTGGCGAAGGCCGGTTGTCGTATTCGAAGGTGCGGGCGTTGACGCGGGTGGCCACGCCGGAGCGTGAGCGGGAGTTGGTGAATGTGGCGCTGTCGTGCACGGCGAGTCAGTTGGATCGGGCGGTGCGGGCGATGGGTCAGATCGATCGTGATCGTGGCGTCGAGGAGGACAACCGGCCGCCGAAGGAGTCGACGGGCCGGTGGAAGTGGAATGTTGATGGGTCGTTGTCGGTGTCGTTGAGGTTGAGTCCGTTGGATGGGGCGCGGTTTCTGGCCGGTGCGGTGCGTGCGGAGTATGAACGCACCCGGACCTGCGACGATCCGGATCTACCCACCGCCGGCAGTGTTCCGCGGAACACCGAACCGGACTCCGAGGTGGTTCCGTCGCGGCGTCGGGATCTGTGGCGGCAGGTGCCGTCGGATGTGGCGCCGGCGGTGGTGGCGATGGCCGGCATGGTGCATGACGGGATCGCGATGCCTGATGTTGCGCCGGGTGCGGAGATCCTCATTCATGCCGGTGAGGGGGTGGAGCAGGCTCATCTCGATGACGGTCCGGCGTTGTCTGAGGTCGAGGTGGCCGAGGCTCGGTGCGGTGCGTCGACTCGAGATGTGGTGAGTCGCAGGGTTCCCGGGCAGCCGGGGAAGCTGGCGTTGTTGGGTGTGGGGCGTCGTAGTCGTGTGCCGACCAAGGCGTTGGTGCGGGCGTTGTTTGTGCGGGATCGGTGTTGTCAGATGCCGGGGTGTGGTCGGACGCGTCATCTGCATGCTCACCATGTGCAGTGGTGGTCGGTGGGTGGGCGGACGGATCCGGACAATCTGATCTTGTTGTGCGGGTCGTGTCATCGGTCGTTGCATCGGGGTGAGTTCTCGATCACTGCGCACGGTGAGCAGCGGTTTACGTTTCACGGCCCCGGCGGGGCCGAGATCGCGGTTGCTCCGCCGACGGTGAGACCCTATGGGTGGCGGCCCGATTGGCGGGTCGGTGTGGAGGCGACGGTCCCGGTCGGTGGGGGTCGGATGGATCTGGGGTACACCACCGAGGTGCTCTACGCGGTGTGGGAATGGAAGGAACGCAATTCTTCTGGTGCCGACATCGAAAGGTCAGCGGCGTAGTCGGCGATGGTCGCCCGGCCGGGTTCGCCGGCAGGCGCGAGCCGGCTGATCAGTCGACCGGATCCACGAAGCCGGCGAGTTCCCTGCTCACCTCGAATTGCCGGACCAGGAACGCCTTCTCGTCGAGCTTCTTGCGCCGCATCCACGTCGTGACCTCGGAATTGCACTTGCTGGCATTGCACGGACCGCAGCACGGCACGACGTTGGCGACGGTGTACCGGCCGCCCCGGGAGATGGCCAGCATGCAGTCGCGCTGCAGGGCGACTCCGACGGCGCCGCAGTACGCGCACCCACCCCAGGCCTGCTGCAGAGCGAGCCACTGGGTGTCGGTGAGGTCGTTGTCACGGGACGCGACCCGCTTGCGACGTCGCTTCGCGTAGCGGTTGGCGCGGGTCGTGCTGCGGGTGGCCACGAGAGCAGACTACCGCGACGGCCACAGGAGTCACAGCAGTCACACGGGATGGGTGGGATCGCTGAGAAGTAGTCGGCACCACGCGTCGTGCAGCCAGGTCGAGAAACGGTCCGGTGTCCATCCGCGGTCCGTCACGAGCATCGAGTAGTACTCGGAGGAGTTCATCGTCCAGACGATGTCGGCGATCTCGTCGACGGTCAGATCCGTACGCGTGGCCCCGGTCGAGGCGAGGTCTGCCGCGAGCCGACGCATGTTCTCCGCGCGCCGCTCGGTGATCTCCTCCCACAGATCCCGCAGGTCGGTGTCGAGGGCCGCGGCGTCCCGCAGGACGAGAAACAACGGTGCGAGCCGTCCTTGGATCGCGGTGACAGCGTGGGCGTAGATCGCCAGTTTCCGGCGCGCGTCGTCCTCGGCGAGCATGCGTGCGACATAGTCGCGCCGCGCGCCGGGAACTGGTTGGTCGGTACCCGACAGCGCGAGTTCGATCAGTTCCCGGAACATCGCCGGTTTCCGGCCGACGACTGTGTAGACCGTGTCGGGCGAGACTGCGGCACCGCGCGCTATCGCGGCGACGGTCGTCGCCGCGTAACCCTGGGACAGGAACAGTCGACGAGCCGTGTCGAGGATGCGCAAACGGGTCTGCGCGGCCGCCGCGCGGCGACGGCTGGTGTCGTACCGGCGGGTGCGCTGACCTGGGGATCGGGATGTGGCCGCCCCGTCGGACCGGCCATTGACTGCGTCGGGCATCGGACCTAGTCTAGGGGCACACAAATTAATCCGATATGTGGAGGCTCGGATGAATTAAGGGGCGCACGATG belongs to Gordonia sp. KTR9 and includes:
- a CDS encoding HNH endonuclease, whose protein sequence is MFDGADPGSLSDEVLEARVLGYAAQITALTADFLELVGELDERESWRGPGIHSLAHWLSWKAGIAPRTAHEHVRVAKAIRELPVIRTAFGEGRLSYSKVRALTRVATPERERELVNVALSCTASQLDRAVRAMGQIDRDRGVEEDNRPPKESTGRWKWNVDGSLSVSLRLSPLDGARFLAGAVRAEYERTRTCDDPDLPTAGSVPRNTEPDSEVVPSRRRDLWRQVPSDVAPAVVAMAGMVHDGIAMPDVAPGAEILIHAGEGVEQAHLDDGPALSEVEVAEARCGASTRDVVSRRVPGQPGKLALLGVGRRSRVPTKALVRALFVRDRCCQMPGCGRTRHLHAHHVQWWSVGGRTDPDNLILLCGSCHRSLHRGEFSITAHGEQRFTFHGPGGAEIAVAPPTVRPYGWRPDWRVGVEATVPVGGGRMDLGYTTEVLYAVWEWKERNSSGADIERSAA
- a CDS encoding HNH endonuclease, with the translated sequence MATRSTTRANRYAKRRRKRVASRDNDLTDTQWLALQQAWGGCAYCGAVGVALQRDCMLAISRGGRYTVANVVPCCGPCNASKCNSEVTTWMRRKKLDEKAFLVRQFEVSRELAGFVDPVD
- a CDS encoding TetR/AcrR family transcriptional regulator; translated protein: MPDAVNGRSDGAATSRSPGQRTRRYDTSRRRAAAAQTRLRILDTARRLFLSQGYAATTVAAIARGAAVSPDTVYTVVGRKPAMFRELIELALSGTDQPVPGARRDYVARMLAEDDARRKLAIYAHAVTAIQGRLAPLFLVLRDAAALDTDLRDLWEEITERRAENMRRLAADLASTGATRTDLTVDEIADIVWTMNSSEYYSMLVTDRGWTPDRFSTWLHDAWCRLLLSDPTHPV